The DNA window CTGTCGAGCAGCTCGAAGAAGCCCTGGCCGGCGACCTCGGGCAGAACGTCGCGGACGGTCTTGCCGATAATGTCGCGACGGTGGCCCACGAGCTGAAGATAGGCGTCGTTCGCCAGCTCGAAGACATGGTCGCGCCCGCTCAGCATCGCCATGAAGCCGGGGGCCTGCTGGAAGAGTTCGCGCAGCCGGTCCTGCTCGGCCCGCAGGGCGGCGCGCAGTTTGACCTCACCGGTCGTCTCCGTGCAGGCGCAGAACATGCCGGCGATGCCGCCCGTCTCGTCGCGCACGGGCGAGTAGGAGAAGGTGTACCAGGTATCCTCGGGGTAGCCGTGGCGCTCCATCACCAGGTGCAGGTCCTCGTGGAACGTCGCCTCGCCGGCGAGCGCCTTAGTGACCAGCGGCTCGATGTCGGGCCAGATTTCCGACCATACCTCCCGGAACGGCAGGCCGAGGGCATGCGGGTGCTTCGCCCCGAAGATGGGCCTGTAGCCGTCGTTGTACAGGAAGGCGAGGCGCGGCCCCCAGGCGACGAACATGGGGAACTTGGAGGTGAGCATCAGGCTCACCACGGTCCGGAGGCTCTGCGGCCAGCCTTCCGGCTGACCCAGGGGCGACGTGGTCCAGTCGTGAGCCCGCATGAGCGCGCCCATCTCGCCGCCTCCGCTCAGGAAGTCGAGATTGAGCGCAGGCCTATGGTGCATCGTGACTGCCTGTCGCAGCCGTGGACGCGGGCCGGTGCGAAATGTTCAAGATGAGGCTGGCCGACATGCCGACTTTCGGGAAGCAGGGAGTTCCCTGCCATTTAGGCCGTCAAAGCGTTCGTTCAATGATCTCCGGCCCGTGAGGCGGAGAACTTGACGGGACGGGACGGCTGCGCACCTCGGCAAAGACATTGTCCCGGCCATCCCGCTCCCGCACCTCTCCCGTCTTCCCGCGGCCCTTGGGTCGCCCTCGGCCCGTCCTGACGCCCTCCGCCCGACCCGACACCCTCCTCGTCATCACCGGCCTTGTGCCGGTGATCCCGATCCGGTGAGGCGCGGCGCTCTTCCGATCGGGATGCCCGGGACAAGGCCGGCCATGACGGCGGAGGATGGGGTGAGCCGGTATTCAGCTCGCTGGGATCATGTTCTCACTTTGTTCTTGACAGGGGTGCCAAGCTAAGCTATATCGTTGGACAGATCGGTTCCTTCGAGGGGCGCGCTCGCGAGGCGTCGCAAGTGTGGGAGCCGGCACGGTCCTGCGACAGGCTTCGCACCCCTGGGCGCGCAGGAGGCCGACCTTGGGCTCCGTCCAGCTGGTCCGCCTGAAAAGAACCGTGCGCGACGAGCAGCTTGGCTCTCGCTTATCACCTCAGACATCGAGCCGGGCTGCCACTCGCGCCACCCTCGATCATCCTGCAGGCTCGCAGCGCAAGCTGCGGGCCCGCAGGTGCTGCCCGCTTTGCCCAGAAAGGTACCAACCCGCCCTATTGCCGCCGCAGACTAATCACTATATTGCAGCGCATCAGATTTATCGCCCGGTACGAGCCAGGGGCGCGGCTAAGCTTGCCGCGTGCCGGGCCGCTTTGCTTTGAAAGACCCCGTATGAAACTCCGCAATATCGCCATCATCGCCCACGTCGACCACGGCAAGACCACCCTCGTCGACAAGCTGCTCCAGCAATCCGGCAGCTTCCGCGAGAACCAGCGCGTGGAAGAGCGCGCCATGGACTCGAACGACCTGGAGAAGGAGCGCGGCATCACCATCCTGGCGAAGGCGACGTCGGTGGTCTGGAAGGACACCCGCATCAACATCGTCGACACCCCAGGCCACGCCGATTTCGGCGGCGAGGTGGAGCGCATCCTGAGCATGGTCGACGGTGCCATCGTGCTCGTGGACGCGGCCGAGGGCCCGATGCCTCAGACCAAGTTCGTGGTGTCCAAGGCCCTCAAGATCGGCCTCAGGCCCATCGTGGCGATCAACAAGATCGACCGCCCGGATGCCCGCCACCAGGAGGTCATCAACGAGGTGTTCGACCTGTTCGCGGCGCTCGACGCCACCGACGAGCAGCTCGACTTCCCGATCCTCTACGGGTCCGGCCGCAACGGCTGGATGGCCAAGTCGCCGGAAGGTCCGAGCGATGAGGGCTTGGCTCCGCTCTTCGACCTGGTGCTCGATCACGTGCCCCCGGCCAAGACCGAGGACGGCCCGTTCCGCATGCTCGGAACGCTGCTCGAAGCCAACCCCTTCCTGGGCCGCATCGTCACGGGCCGCATCGCTTCCGGCACGGTGAAGCCGAACCAGTCGATCAAGGTGCTCGACCGTGAGGGCAAGGTGGTCGAGACCGGCCGCGTGTCCAAGATCCTCGCGTTCCGCGGCCTGGAGCGCCAGCCGATCGAGGTCGGCGAGGCGGGCGACATCGTGTCCATCGCGGGCCTCGTGAAGGGCTCGGTGGCCGACACCTTCTCGGCTCCTGAGAACGACATCCCGATCCAGGCGCAGCCGATCGATCCGCCGACCGTGACCATGTCGTTCATCGTCAACGACAGCCCGCTCGCCGGCACCGAGGGCGACAAGGTGACGAGCCGCATGATCCGCGACCGCCTGTTCAAGGAAGCGGAAGGCAACGTGACCCTCAAGATCGAGGAGGCGGCCGACAAGGATTCGTTCTACGTCTCCGGCCGCGGCGAATTGCAGCTCGCGATCCTGATCGAGACCATGCGCCGCGAAGGCTTCGAGCTTGCCGTGTCGCGTCCCCGCGTGGTGTTCGAGAAGGACGCGAACGGCCAGCTGCTCGAGCCGATCGAGGAAGTGGTCATCGACGTGGACGAGGAGCATTCCGGCGTCGTGGTGCAGAAGATGTCCGAGCGCCGCGCCGACATGATCGAGATGAAGCCGTCGGGCGGCAACCGCCAGCGTCTCGTGTTCTACGCTCCCACCCGCGGCCTCATCGGGTACCAGAGCGAGCTGCTCACCGACACCCGCGGCACCGCGATCATGAACCGCCTGTTCCACGCCTACGAGCCCTACAAGGGCGAGATCGCGGGACGGCGCAACGGCGTGCTGATCTCCAACGATGCCGGCGAGGCCGTGGCCTATGCCCTGTGGAACCTTGAGGATCGCGGCCCGATGATGATCGAGCCCGGCTGGAAGGTCTACCAGGGCATGATCGTCGGCGAGCACAACCGCGAGAACGATCTCGAGGTGAACGTGCTCAAGGGCAAGAAGCTCACCAACATCCGCACCACGTCCAAGGACGAGGCCGTGCGCCTGACGCCGCCGATCCGCATGACCCTGGAGCGCTCGCTGGCCTGGATCGAGGACGACGAGCTCGTCGAGGTGACGCCGAAGTCGATCCGCATCCGCAAGGCGATCCTCGACCCGAACGACCGCAAGCGCGCCGAGAAGCAGAAGGAAGCGCTGAGCGCCTGACGCGCCGCATCCCGCCCATGGAAAGGCCGCCCCTCGGGGCGGCCTTTTTGGTCTCGGGAGAGGGCTTATCCTTCGGCCTTGCTGCTCTGGCCCTTCTTCGCGCCCTCGCCCATCGGGTTCGTCGAATCCTCGCCCGAGGCCTCCGGGTTCTCGCGACCCTGCGGGGTCAGCCGGGGGGCGCTGATATCCTCGTCGGTAGCCTGCTTTGACTTGTCGTCGGGTTTCGCCATCGCTGCTGTTCCTTCTGCTGCCTTTACGCGGGACCGCCGGAGCCGCCGGTCGGGCC is part of the Microvirga terrae genome and encodes:
- the typA gene encoding translational GTPase TypA, which encodes MKLRNIAIIAHVDHGKTTLVDKLLQQSGSFRENQRVEERAMDSNDLEKERGITILAKATSVVWKDTRINIVDTPGHADFGGEVERILSMVDGAIVLVDAAEGPMPQTKFVVSKALKIGLRPIVAINKIDRPDARHQEVINEVFDLFAALDATDEQLDFPILYGSGRNGWMAKSPEGPSDEGLAPLFDLVLDHVPPAKTEDGPFRMLGTLLEANPFLGRIVTGRIASGTVKPNQSIKVLDREGKVVETGRVSKILAFRGLERQPIEVGEAGDIVSIAGLVKGSVADTFSAPENDIPIQAQPIDPPTVTMSFIVNDSPLAGTEGDKVTSRMIRDRLFKEAEGNVTLKIEEAADKDSFYVSGRGELQLAILIETMRREGFELAVSRPRVVFEKDANGQLLEPIEEVVIDVDEEHSGVVVQKMSERRADMIEMKPSGGNRQRLVFYAPTRGLIGYQSELLTDTRGTAIMNRLFHAYEPYKGEIAGRRNGVLISNDAGEAVAYALWNLEDRGPMMIEPGWKVYQGMIVGEHNRENDLEVNVLKGKKLTNIRTTSKDEAVRLTPPIRMTLERSLAWIEDDELVEVTPKSIRIRKAILDPNDRKRAEKQKEALSA